Part of the uncultured Desulfobacter sp. genome, GAGGGAAAATTTCCCTGGTAAAAGATAACCAGATCCATGAGGTCAAAGAGACTGATAAGCTTGAGACGCTCATAAAACAATATACCGGCGGCCCTGAACCGGTAAAAAGAATGCGCCGCCAGACCCGGGAACTGCTTGTGGCGGCCATGGTCTGTCTTTTATGCACCACGGGTTTGTGGCTTAGTTTTTCACGGGGCATGGAGACGCTGGCCAACTACGATGTTCCCATTGAGTTCATGAATCCCGACAAAAAAATGAATATTATTTATGCGTCCGCTTCCAGGTCCAGACTGCTGATCAGCGGTTCCCGGCCTCTGATCAACGCATTAACCCGGGATCAGATGAGCATCAAGATCTCCCTTGAGGGTGCAGCGGTGGGAAAAAATATACTGTCCATCACCCGCCGGAATGTCCAGTTGCCGCCGGGGATCCGTCTGAAAAATATTGAACCGGATCAGGTGGAATTAACCCTGGATGCCATGGTGGAAAAACAGTTGCCGGTACAGGCGGATTTTTCAGGAAAATTGCCCGAGGGCCTGACGATGACCCGTATCGAGGTTATTCCGGAAACAGTTAAGATCATAGGCGGAGAACTGACCCTGGACAGAGTCACCACCGTGTTTACCGAGAAAATTGCCCTGGAAAATTTAAAAACATCCGGCGTTGTGAATGCGGAACTGATCATGAACCCTGCTACCCTGCGGCCGGCTGACAAACATAAAAAAGTACAGATTCGGTACACCATTTCCGAAAGGACACCCAATGACGACACAAAAAGCTGACAGCGCCGTTATTTATATCCCCCATGGCGGCGGCCCCTTACCCCTTCTGGGCCATGCCGGACATGAGGCCATGAATGCATTTTTAAAGGAGCTTGCCGCCATGCTGCCCAGGCCTGATGCCGTGGTGGTGATCTCCGCCCATTGGGAAAGTGATCCGCCCATGGCAACCAGTCATCCCAGGCCCGAGCTGCTTTACGATTATTATGGGTTTCCCGAAGAGGCGTATAAGATTAAATATCCGGCTACCGGCCACCCGGAACTGGCTGCTAAAGCCGTTGCCCTGCTCAACGCATCCGGCATCGAGGCCAGGGCAGATCGTTGGCGGGAATTTGACCATGGGGTCTACATCCCCTTGACCCTGATGCTGCCCAACGCCGATGTGCCCTGCATCCAGATCTCCCTGGCCAAAGGCCTGGATGCCGAAAAACACCTGTTGATGGGTCAGGCCCTGAGACCGTTGCTCAAGGAAAAGATCTGGCTTCTGGGTTCCGGATTTTCGTTTCACAACATGCGAGGGTTTGATCTGCAGGCCGGTCCGGATTCTCCGTCGGTGCCGGATCCTGAGAACAGGTCTTTCCAGGATTGGCTTAAAGAAACGTGCGGTGATGTAACCATCTCCCCGGAACAGCAAAAACAACTGCTGCTCAATTGGGAAGATGTGCCGTCGGCAAGGCATTGCCATCCCAGGGAAGAGCATCTGCTCCCCTTGATGGTGTGTGCCGGTGCTGCCGGATACCGACCTGCCCCTAAGGTGTTTGACGTCAAAATATTAGGCAGAAGTTCAGTCTGCTTTTTCTGGCCTGGAATTGTATGAGAAGATTTTATTGCATGGATTTTAATTGCTGTTGAACACTCTCCTGGGCCTTAGTTTTAAGGGCATCTCCGTCGGCTGTCCCCAGGGCCGGGCCAAAGCTCAAACGGGCTTTTAGCGGCGCGGTTTTAAACGTTTCCAAAAAATGGGGCAGGAAAAAATCGTCTCCGATCCAGGCTGCTTTCGGGTTTTCGTAGCAGATTGCCACGGGCACCACGGGAATGTTGTTTAATGCAGCCAGGTGGAAGATGCCTTTTTTAAAGGGAAGGATGCCGGGGCCTGCCGATGTGGTGCCTTCAGGGAAAACCACTACACTGATTCCCTGGGCCAGTTTTTCTCCGATGGCCTGCCGTGCGTTTGCACGGCTTTCGGCACTGGACCGGTCCACAAACACCGTATTTCCCCGTTTTGCCGCCCGCCCGAATATGGGCCAGGAGGCCAGCTCCTTTTTAGCCAGAAAGGCCGCATCCAGGTGGGCGAGGATAATAACGATGTCCAGGTAGGACCTGTGATTGGAAACCACCAGGGCGCCATCTTCAGGGATCTCGCCGGTCTGTTCAATATGAATGTCAAGATTTTTGACCAGCATGCCGGCCCATTGCCGGGCCCGGGATGCCACCAGCTCCGGAGACCATCCCGATGATGACACCGCCTCAGCCAGTTGCCAAAGGCTTGATATCGTCATCACAACGACCATGGACAACTTGTAAACAGCGTTCAATCCGGCCATGTCTACAGCCCCAGAACGGGGTGTTCCGGCTGCCTGTTGAGCTGTTTCACCTTGCGCTGGCGCAATATGTATTTAATTAAAGAGATCATTCGAAAATAGCCGATCTGGAGCACTTCGTCACCCTGCTCAAAATTCATCATATTGGCGTAAAATCGATTCAGGCCGCTTTTCCTGTGATGATAGATCAGGTCGTTTTTTTCCTTGTGAAACACCGTATCTTTTACACTGCCGCGGAATACAAAGTTTTTTTCATCAAGGACAGCGTCTTTAAGTACATACATCTCCTGCCTGAATTGATCGTTTATGGCCCTTGCAATTTTTAGGTGGGTGTCGCCGGGGCGTTCGGCGTAAAAGGGGGAAGGGAACACCTGTTCAA contains:
- a CDS encoding lysophospholipid acyltransferase family protein, whose translation is MAGLNAVYKLSMVVVMTISSLWQLAEAVSSSGWSPELVASRARQWAGMLVKNLDIHIEQTGEIPEDGALVVSNHRSYLDIVIILAHLDAAFLAKKELASWPIFGRAAKRGNTVFVDRSSAESRANARQAIGEKLAQGISVVVFPEGTTSAGPGILPFKKGIFHLAALNNIPVVPVAICYENPKAAWIGDDFFLPHFLETFKTAPLKARLSFGPALGTADGDALKTKAQESVQQQLKSMQ
- a CDS encoding diadenylate cyclase, with product MDQLSLLFSGWRWQDVLDIVFNAYILFRLYVLFRGTNVLRVLMAVVAMWIIGRTANATGLVITNWVMQGVITVATFMIIIVFRNEISGVVRTRSIGFFLWEIPRTQINTPVHIISDAVVQLAGSKIGALIVMPIKTGVDSIVSSGSDINAALSREMLVNIFWPGSPLHDGAVVIQRGRITRAGTILPLSQNRHLASKYGTRHRAALGLTEQSDALVIVVSEERGKISLVKDNQIHEVKETDKLETLIKQYTGGPEPVKRMRRQTRELLVAAMVCLLCTTGLWLSFSRGMETLANYDVPIEFMNPDKKMNIIYASASRSRLLISGSRPLINALTRDQMSIKISLEGAAVGKNILSITRRNVQLPPGIRLKNIEPDQVELTLDAMVEKQLPVQADFSGKLPEGLTMTRIEVIPETVKIIGGELTLDRVTTVFTEKIALENLKTSGVVNAELIMNPATLRPADKHKKVQIRYTISERTPNDDTKS
- a CDS encoding class III extradiol ring-cleavage dioxygenase; translated protein: MTTQKADSAVIYIPHGGGPLPLLGHAGHEAMNAFLKELAAMLPRPDAVVVISAHWESDPPMATSHPRPELLYDYYGFPEEAYKIKYPATGHPELAAKAVALLNASGIEARADRWREFDHGVYIPLTLMLPNADVPCIQISLAKGLDAEKHLLMGQALRPLLKEKIWLLGSGFSFHNMRGFDLQAGPDSPSVPDPENRSFQDWLKETCGDVTISPEQQKQLLLNWEDVPSARHCHPREEHLLPLMVCAGAAGYRPAPKVFDVKILGRSSVCFFWPGIV